In a genomic window of Physeter macrocephalus isolate SW-GA chromosome 14, ASM283717v5, whole genome shotgun sequence:
- the C14H17orf58 gene encoding UPF0450 protein C17orf58 homolog translates to MTARAFWLLCLIVGSSPEAPVAERKDCVCLGSLYRNEASCSATEMISSEPGRLEKLCMLSSCSITEEGKCQKGSWRAFREPCGPGSRDAAGGGRPEERGVRPAPGSPSRRRSEELAPAGPAHPNRPRAAAPPPGPAPAPPPPRLSPQRREDAELGAEPCARACRADLDEHESYCTSEFAVNGIVHDVDVLGTGIRLVTLLVDRDGLYKMNRLYITPDGFFFRVHILALDSSSCNKPCPEFKPGSRYIVMGHIYHKRRQLPTALLQVLRGRLRPGDGLLRSSGSYVKRFNRKRDGQVQGAIHTQCI, encoded by the exons ATTGTGTGTGTCTTGGCAGCCTTTATCGGAATGAAGCCAGTTGTTCAGCTACTGAAATGATCTCGAGCGAGCCGGGCAGGCTGGAGAAACTTTGCATGTTAAGTAGTTGCTCCATCACAGAGGAGGGAAAGTGTCAAAAGGGGTCGTGGCGCGCCTTTCGGGAGCCGTGCGGGCCGGGCTCGCGGGACGCGGCTGGCGGCGGGCGGCCGGAGGAGCGCGGGGTCCGCCCAGCGCCCGGGTCCCCGTCCCGCCGGCGATCAGAGGAGCTGG cccccgccggccccgcccaccccaaCCGGCCGCGCGCCGCCGCACCGCCCCCGGGACccgcgcccgcgccgccgccgccgcgcctcAGCCCCCAGCGGAGGGAGGATGCGGAGCTTGGCGCCGAGCCCTGCGCGCGCGCCTGCAGGGCGGACTTAGACGAGCACGAGTCCTACTGCACCAGCGAGTTCG CAGTCAACGGAATCGTGCATGATGTGGACGTCCTCGGCACAGGGATCCGGCTGGTGACTCTGCTGGTGGACCGGGACGGGCTGTACAAGATGAACCGCCTGTACATCACTCCGGACGGGTTTTTCTTCCGAGTCCACATATTAGCCCTAGACTCCTCTAGTTGCAATAAGCCATGCCCAGAATTTAAACCTG gcagCAGGTATATTGTGATGGGCCACATCTACCATAAGAGAAGGCAGCTACCTACAGCTCTGCTTCAGGTCCTGAGAGGGCGCCTCCGACCAGGAGATGGACTTCTCAGGAGCAGCGGCAGCTATGTGAAAAGATTTAACCGGAAAAGGGATGGGCAAGTGCAAGGGGCAATTCACACCCAGTGCATTTGA